In one window of Juglans regia cultivar Chandler chromosome 3, Walnut 2.0, whole genome shotgun sequence DNA:
- the LOC109006094 gene encoding PRA1 family protein A1-like: MDWGNVTAEDLIDALREVDWSSPPRPLSEFFSRFTVPRSYAKWNSRLKCNLYYYRTNYFILIIVILGLGFLRRPVALVAAFMTALSIAFLNDSFAGTFSEKVTRSVRQFSPHLAAKMRPPLTPVLRGRPSAKRAVYICGRPRWVLLSIFSTVSFILWFVSCGLLTVLWAIAIGLLAAISHASFRTPNLKARLNTFREEFRAVWRNYSDL, from the exons ATGGATTGGGGAAACGTAACAGCGGAGGATCTCATCGACGCCCTCCGCGAGGTCGACTGGTCCTCGCCACCGCGCCCTCTCTCCGAATTCTTCTCCAGATTCACCGTCCCCAGATCTTACGCCAAATGGAATAGCCGCCTCAAATGCAATCTCTACTA CTATCGAACCAACTACTTCATTTTGATCATAGTCATCCTTG GATTGGGTTTTCTTCGGAGGCCTGTTGCTCTTGTAGCTGCTTTTATGACGGCACTTAGCATTGCTTTTCTGAATGACAG CTTTGCAGGTACTTTTAGTGAGAAGGTAACAAGATCAGTAAGGCAGTTCTCCCCACACTTGGCTGCAAAGATGAGGCCTCCTCTTAC GCCTGTTCTTCGTGGACGTCCATCAGCTAAAAGAGCAGTATATATTTGTGGTCGGCCTCGTTGGGTGCTTCTTTCAATATTCTCTACTG TGAGTTTCATCCTTTGGTTTGTTTCTTGTGGTCTCTTAACCGTCTTATGGGCTATTGCCATTGGACTGCTTG ccgCCATCTCACATGCAAGTTTTCGAACACCTAATTTGAAAGCTCGTTTGAACACATTCCGTGAGGAATTTCGGGCAGTTTGGCGCAATTATAGTGATCTGTAA
- the LOC109017729 gene encoding patatin-like protein 2, which translates to MATTNVALQPSTFGKLITVLSIDGGGIRGVIPGTILSFLESELQKLDGEDARIADYFDVIAGTSTGGLVTAMLTSPNEKNRPLFAAKDIKDFYLNQCPKIFPQNSCPWFPHITKIMKALSGPKYDGKYLHSLVKEKLGSTRLHQTLTNIVIPTFDIKRLQPTVFSSYEVKRNPSSDALLSDICIATSAAPTYLPAHYFQTKDPAGKVRDFNLVDGGVAANNPALLAIGEVIKEVTKGNTDFLPMQPMDYGKFLVISLGTGSSKVENKFNAHEAAKWGILSWLTNGGSTPIVDIFTQASADMVDLHLSVVFKALQSEQSYLRIQDDKLTGDISSVDIATKKNLDDLVKVGEELLKEPVSRVNLETGLFERSGHETNEEALRRFAKILSQERQLRHAKSPNGHAANSK; encoded by the exons ATGGCAACAACAAATGTAGCCTTGCAGCCTTCAACTTTTGGAAAACTGATCACCGTTCTCAGCATTGATGGTGGTGGAATTAGAGGAGTTATCCCAGGAACTATCCTTAGCTTTTTAGAATCTGAGCTGCAG AAACTGGACGGTGAAGATGCAAGAATCGCAGATTACTTTGATGTGATTGCAGGAACAAGCACAGGCGGTCTTGTGACTGCCATGCTGACAAGCCCAAATGAAAAGAACCGACCCTTGTTTGCCGCCAAGGATATTAAGGACTTCTACCTAAACCAATGCCCTAAAATATTCCCACAAAACAG TTGTCCATGGTTCCCTCATATTACAAAGATTATGAAAGCTTTATCCGGACCAAAATACGATGGCAAGTATCTACACAGCCTTGTCAAGGAAAAACTTGGAAGCACAAGGTTGCACCAGACATTGACCAATATTGTCATCCCAACATTTGACATCAAGCGGCTCCAGCCAACTGTCTTCTCCAGCTACGAG GTGAAGAGAAACCCAAGCTCAGATGCCTTACTCTCGGACATATGCATCGCAACCTCAGCAGCACCAACTTATCTTCCCGCTCATTACTTTCAAACCAAAGACCCCGCAGGAAAAGTTCGAGACTTTAACCTAGTAGACGGTGGCGTTGCTGCAAATAATCCG gcTTTGCTTGCCATCGGTGAAGTAATAAAGGAGGTCACTAAAGGAAATACAGACTTCCTTCCCATGCAACCGATGGACTACGGAAAGTTTCTGGTAATATCATTAGGAACTGGATCTtcaaaagttgaaaataaatttaatgcgCATGAGGCAGCTAAGTGGGGCATTTTGAGCTGGCTAACCAATGGTGGTTCCACACCTATTGTCGATATATTTACACAAGCAAGTGCGGATATGGTCGACTTGCACCTTTCTGTTGTTTTCAAAGCCCTTCAGTCAGAGCAAAGCTATCTACGGATTcag GACGACAAGTTGACTGGGGATATCTCTTCTGTGGACATAGCCACAAAGAAGAATTTGGATGATCTTGTGAAAGTTGGTGAAGAATTGCTAAAAGAGCCAGTTTCTAGGGTGAATTTGGAAACTGGACTTTTCGAGCGTTCTGGCCATGAAACTAATGAAGAAGCTCTCAGAAG GTTTGCGAAAATACTAT